The DNA region AAAAATCCCTTCAAAAACTTCTTAAACAGGATGTAGTAGAACATTCCCTTAATTCCAGCATTAGGAAAGGTAGACAGAAGcagaagtttaaagtcatcctgAGCTACCtacaagtttcaggccaaccaggtTGCTAAGAAACAATCTTTTCAATTGAAGAGGAGGGGATGCAAAGTCCTGATGTCAGTATAAGGACTTTTTCCCACTCAGACTCTTAGTCCTAATGCTTTGCTCAGTTTGTGCTGCCTTACTGCTTGGGTTTGAGATTGTGTCTCCCTATGCAGTCCAACCCGCGGCGTGGAGCTCTGTCCACCACCAACACCGGCTGTCGCTTTGGCCCTGAAAGCCTCGTCGGACTCAAAACCTGAGCCAAAAGGGAGCAGACTGAACTACAGAAATGGATCAACCGCAGACTGCATCCTAACAAGACTTTGTAAGGGAAAAAGCAAGGAAGACAAGGGAGAAACGGAAAAGGGCCGTGCGGGGTCGGGGGGCGCGGAGAGGACGGACGTTAATGCGGTCTCACCGGTCATTCCAATCATCCCCGCGCCGTCTCTCATCTCTTTCCCGAGAACGGTCATAGTCGCTGCGCTCTCTTCGAAACTTGTCCCTGCGTCTCCGATCGTACTCATCATCGCTGTCGCCCATGGTGCTGTCAGAGGAGGCCTGGGGCCCGGCGGCGGGTGGACACGGTGATGGTGAACAAGGACCAGAAGAGGGACAGTCCCCCGGGGGCAGCACGCCCGCCTCCCTCCCGCCGAGGCCGGCCTGCCATCCCGGGCAGGGAGATCGCTCCGACAGTTTCACCGTCCCCAGGGGTTCCCCCTCGTCCACCCCCGAAGCCCCCGGGCACAGCCCTCTCCGTGCGATCCCGCCACCCGggcctttccttcccctcccccacctggcAGCGGTCGGGGCCGTTGGGAGCGCGCGCCGGCGGCGGGCTGGTTTTCCGGGCGGACCGGAACGCGCGACAATGGACCTCAAAGAGGGTTGGAAGGAGACGCGAGGATCCTCGGCCCGGGAGACGAAGGGAAAGACGAGAGCGGGGCCGCGGAGGGGGTAGAGGAGTCGCGCGCGCGCCTTACGTCACTCCCGGAGCTCGGCCTCCAACCACAAACAAGGCCCCCGACCCAACTAAAACTCCGAGAGATTAAAGGAATGACGGGAAGGGGGTGGAGACGCGCAAGTCTCGCGCGGttttgtgacaaaaaaaaaaaaatcggctACGGAAGCTGAGCTGGGCCAAACCAGGTCTTCTGAACGTGCTCGTGCCCTTTTGAAAACTGAGGGGAATGGAGAAGTGAAATTTCACTCCCCGTAAAGTCTCGTGGGTAGGAGCTAGTTAGAATCCAAAGGTTGCTTTGCAAGAGCCCTGAGCCTCTTGACCTCCTCAAGGGCGGTCTTGCTATGGATGGGTTTGGGGACAATGGATGGATGTCTGGGGAATAATGCATAGAAGCAACCATTTTAAAAGGCATCTCCTCCCACCATTTTCTTCTGCAGAAAAATACAGTATGTGCTACCTATAAAATGCGTCTTTCCTGCTTTTCTTGGACAGAGGAGCCTAATACTCATGCAAAACGTGTAAATCTCAATCTTATGCCCAGTTCTTTAGTGGGAGTCTTTACATTGCAGTCTGGAAACAACCACCGGGATCCACTGGCTCCCAGTTGAAATTCCTAATTCCCCCAAATAACCCTATGCCCCTTCCCCATGACTGGCtccccagaaaagaaagaaaactcccaGCATCTATTAAGGTGTCTTTACAAGGGGCCATTTTAAAAACTTAGTAGACAGTTACCttggcacaggcctgtaacccGAGCTACTCAGTAAGTCAGAGCAGAATCAAATTCAAGGGTTGcagaatgagttcaaagccagccttggcaaTTTActgaaatcctttctcaaaaacattttccaaaaggGGCTAATTCAGTGATTAAgcacacttcctgctcttgcagaaaaccagaGTTGGATTCCCAGCTCCTCCCATGTGTCTGGCAGCTCCTAggctgttaactccagttcctagggGACTAGTGACCTCTTCTGGACTGCAAGGGCACCTCACTCCAAtatgcatacacccacacaccagcctggtctacaaagggagttccaggccagccagggctatacagagaaaccctgtctcgagaaagaagtggaagtggaggaagaggaagagtatGGAAGCAATGAATAGCTCaatgatagaatgcttgcctacctTAGGACAGGACCTGGGTTTAGGAAGAAATAAgccaagaaaggagagagggagactgaaGGCTCAGTTCAGTTGTAggacatttgcctagcatgtatgagtcTCTGGCCCATCCCCAGCACTCTCCATCCCCCACAAAAAAAGTAGCCAAATGCAGTGTCACACTTCTGCAACCCCAGCACAGGAGAAACGAAGGCAGGGGATCCAGAGTTCGAGAACAGCTTCAGCTATCTAGCAATGTTTCAAATCCAAGGGTAGCCTGGGATACTTCACAATTTGTCCTTTAGAAAACTACATCTCTTCTGGCTTTGATCTCCCTCTGGAAAACGGCATGGAAAATTGAAATCTATGAGCACATCAGGTACACTCGCTCCTTCCGGAACAAGACCCCATGAAAAAACCAAGCCATTGGCATCTGGCACTATGGGTTCTACATGAGAACAGTGGCTGGTGGGGCCTGGACCTGCGACACCACTTCTGCTGTTGTATCTGCCATCAGAAGTCTGAAGGACTTGAAAGACCAGTAGAAATCCAACCACTTGAGACATCCCTAGCCTACAATAAATGGGTTAATTTATGTAATAACAAATTACAGGATGAGAGTTGACAAAAGATAAATATACGTAGGATCTCatttatgtagccctgactgtcttggaacttagtatgtagaccaggctggccccaaactcacagagtctgcctctgcctcctgagtctggGGTCCGAGGTTTACCCAGCCTCATCCTTTGAGACCCCAATGAAAGAGCAAACTTGCAGGTGCTTTTAAATGCTCCAGGGATTATGATTTcatgaaaagaggaggaagagacagcatTTGATGGCAAACACTAAGGGTACATGTCAGAGGAGGTGACAGATGGGGGGCTGAGATGTCAGAGGGTGACGGACGGGGGGCTGAGATGTCAAAGGGTGACGGACGGGGGGCTGAGATCCCAGCAGGTACTTCTCCGAGCAGTCAACAGTCGGTAGTGACAGTGGCTGAGAGCTCCTGGATGCGCCAGGCGCTACAAGCCTTGCACAAGATGTGCCCATCCAGCGGGTAGCAGCCTTGACACTCTCCCTCAGAGGACAGCAGCAGCCCACACTCCTGTGAGGAGAAACGAAACCTTCGTTAGCCTGAGAGCTCTGTGCCTTTTTCCAGTGCTTGTCCCCCAGCTTGCCAGGCTCTGCAAagctctctctcctgcccagggATCCACCTCACCTCACACTTGTAACAGCCAATATGGAAACTTCGATCCAGAGCAACAATTCTCACCGTCTCCTCCTGACCTGGTTCTGGCATGATGGCCCCACCACACACTGAGCATCGTGGGGCAAATTTCCTGCAGTGGAGGTGAACCAAAAAGCCTGTCaggtcactccctccctcccaactcccTCAGGAGGCTTATAATGGAGCCCAATGAAGGTgaaaggggcaggggcaggggtgagAAGGATTGAAGAGATGTGTCTGGGTCTTGGGGAAGAAACTGGTGTCAAAGAAAGAGAGGACCAGAAGGCGGAAACAGAAGAGGCAGACCCTGGGACATGAAGAGATAGGTCAGGGAAGACATTCTGAGCCCAGGCAAGACCTATGGAAATCTTCAATGCAGTGGATCTGGCTGGTGGCGTCCACCGTAAAAGGGATGCCATCAAGCCCACGGTGGCACACCACACAGGTGAAGCAACCAGGGTGGTAAGCCTTCCCCATAGCCCTCAGGATTCGGTCCAGGATGGGTTCAGAGCACGTGGAACATTTCTCCAGGGTGGcctaagaggaaaaagaagaaggaaggtcaGGATGGGGGAAAGCCACTCCAGCCAGGAAGGTATACTCTCTGCCCAACCATCGGGTATCTGGAGTTCTCTGCATGGGATTCAGTGGAAGATGGACTTAGCATTTCTGAGGTCTCATAGCAGTATTGAAGCCTCTAGACAAGGAATTTGGTCTCTACACACTTCCTCTTTCAGAAAGTGAGATGAGTCAGTGATGCTTGCCCCTGAGAAATGCTATCAGACTGTCACAAATAACCTCAACTCTAAAATGCCTTCTAGCTGGGCACGGTGACACACATCTGGTTTCCTAGTTCTTGGAAGTCTAAAGTAGGAGGACCATAacttcaggaccagcctgggctacatagtaaaactctgtcttgaaggaagaaaggaaggaagggagggagggaaggagggaaggagggaggaaaagaggaagaaaagaagggagggaggaaggaaggcagtcaCCCACTTGAGGGGAGGAACTGTTCTTCCCTCTTTCAGTTAACTTATTCCTTAGCCTGGGGccgtagctcagctggtaaagtgtttGTCCAGCATGCTCGTAGCCctaggttccattcctagcaccacaAAGAACCTGGAATCCCCATATCTCATGGGTAGAGGGAGGAAATTCAAGGTcttccttaaatatatatataagagtttcaggccagcctgggacacatgatgcattatctcaaaacaacaaacaagcaatcaatgaaacaaaacccaaaatgttCTTTTGGTTTGGACCAACTGATCTCCGGAAACCTGTGCctcaggctgccttcaaacttgCTCTGTAACTCAGGCTCTCTTCCAGGtaggcctgagccaccacctAACTCAGTATCTGGCCCTCTCTTAGATGGGAACCTGCCTGACCAACTTGGTACTTCATTTAGCATCCCTCTGTCACAGCCCAGCGGCTCACCACATAGCAGCTCTCGCAATATGCCCGTCTCTCCACAGCATAGAAGTGCTGGCCCCGGAGCTGGGCCCGACAAGTAGAACACACAAAGCAACCAATATGGAAGACACGGTCCAGGGCCACAACCCCAGCTCCATCACCAACCACATCTTCACCACAGCCACCACACCGACctgaggacagagaggaaggagatcaGTCTCCATAGACCCACGACAGCAGATCCACTGTCTCTTCCCCATTTCCATCCTACCGACCATGTCAGCTCACCAAAGTATTCCCCACTGGGAGGGTGGCTCATGTCATGCACCAATTTCTTGGtcagtctctccagctcctcttctggAGGTTGGCTTAAGGGGCCCTACAGTGAGAATTCTGGTGTTGAGGTGCTACCTATAGTCTCAGATACCATAACTAACCCATAAGGTCAGGAACCCGGAAATCTCCTCAGAGAACATCTCTCAGAAGGTGATGGGGGAAGGAGGCCCCTTCCCTTTGGACATCTTGATCCTCGACCTCTGAGTACCTTAAAATCAGGAttgacttattcatttatttatatttgacaCAGTGCctcacatagcctaggctgacctggcAGTCATTAGGTAGCCAAATATGACCTTAATTTACTGATCATCCCGCCTCTACCTTCCCCATGCTTGGTTTATAAGGTGCTGGGGTCTAGAACCTTGGGAATTCCTGCgtactaagcaagcactctcccaACTGAACCGCTTCTCCTAAAAACAGTATCTTAAGTATCCCTCAGCCTCCACGCCACCTAATCAAGCCCAGTTACCTACGACTACGACCACACACCACAGTGCCCCACCCCCGGCTTACCTGAGGCTCAtgcccacctcctcttcctcctcctgcaggGTTATGTACCGCAGAAGCTCCCTCCTTAACCCCCGGTCCTGGCTCTCGGTGGCTTCTATAGCCAGCCCCCCAGGCTTCACCACGACCTGTCAGAGGAAAGTGGGGGCCTGGAAGAGGCCCAGAGGCCTGAGAGGCCCCCCGCCTGGGCAGTCCACAGCCTCTCACAGGTTGAGCCACCTTCACTTGTACAGGGAAAGCAGGGCCAGCTGGCGTGCTCGCTGTAGCATAGGAGGCTGGGGTAGGTCCACTATAGGGGGGTGCTGGGAGCATCGGGGTTGGAAGAGCACCTCCACTGGGCTTCAGGGAG from Mastomys coucha isolate ucsf_1 unplaced genomic scaffold, UCSF_Mcou_1 pScaffold22, whole genome shotgun sequence includes:
- the Trip6 gene encoding thyroid receptor-interacting protein 6 isoform X1 — translated: MSGPTWLPPKQPEPSRVPPGRALPRGALGPPAAHGATLQPHPRVNFCPLPPEQCYQPPGVPEDRGPTWVGSHGAPQRLQGLPPDRGVIRPGSLDAEIDSLTSMLADLDGGRSHAPRRPDRQAFEAPPPHAYRGGSLKPSGGALPTPMLPAPPYSGPTPASYATASTPAGPAFPVQVKVAQPVRGCGLPRRGASQASGPLPGPHFPLTGRGEAWGAGYRSHREPGPGVKEGASAVHNPAGGGRGGGHEPQGPLSQPPEEELERLTKKLVHDMSHPPSGEYFGRCGGCGEDVVGDGAGVVALDRVFHIGCFVCSTCRAQLRGQHFYAVERRAYCESCYVATLEKCSTCSEPILDRILRAMGKAYHPGCFTCVVCHRGLDGIPFTVDATSQIHCIEDFHRKFAPRCSVCGGAIMPEPGQEETVRIVALDRSFHIGCYKCEECGLLLSSEGECQGCYPLDGHILCKACSAWRIQELSATVTTDC
- the Trip6 gene encoding thyroid receptor-interacting protein 6 isoform X2 → MSGPTWLPPKQPEPSRVPPGRALPRGALGPPAAHGATLQPHPRVNFCPLPPEQCYQPPGVPEDRGPTWVGSHGAPQRLQGLPPDRGVIRPGSLDAEIDSLTSMLADLDGGRSHAPRRPDRQAFEAPPPHAYRGGSLKPSGGRGEAWGAGYRSHREPGPGVKEGASAVHNPAGGGRGGGHEPQGPLSQPPEEELERLTKKLVHDMSHPPSGEYFGRCGGCGEDVVGDGAGVVALDRVFHIGCFVCSTCRAQLRGQHFYAVERRAYCESCYVATLEKCSTCSEPILDRILRAMGKAYHPGCFTCVVCHRGLDGIPFTVDATSQIHCIEDFHRKFAPRCSVCGGAIMPEPGQEETVRIVALDRSFHIGCYKCEECGLLLSSEGECQGCYPLDGHILCKACSAWRIQELSATVTTDC